Proteins encoded by one window of Astatotilapia calliptera chromosome 13, fAstCal1.2, whole genome shotgun sequence:
- the tlx1 gene encoding T-cell leukemia homeobox protein 1 isoform X2: MDHIGILGAHLQQHAQVESISFGIDQILSNVEQSCMLDTRMHEPDYGHLAYNSGASGGVNGGFTCNSSGYNGTGSACGMSSLGGAYQMSMGVNMNGANVNSAGVIRVPAHRPLSAGNSSMPAMSGTINNLTALTFPWMESNRRYTKDRFTGHPYQNRTPPKKKKPRTSFTRLQICELEKRFHRQKYLASAERAALAKALKMTDAQVKTWFQNRRTKWRRQTAEEREAERQQANRILMQLQQEAFQKTINQPVTPDPLCLQNSSLFALQSLQPWNENTAKISSVTACE; this comes from the exons ATGGATCACATAGGGATACTGGGGGCGCACCTGCAGCAGCACGCGCAAGTGGAGTCCATCAGTTTTGGCATCGATCAGATCCTCAGCAACGTGGAGCAAAGCTGCATGTTGGACACGAGGATGCACGAGCCGGACTACGGACACCTGGCCTACAACAGCGGCGCGAGCGGCGGCGTGAACGGAGGTTTCACGTGCAACAGCAGCGGATATAACGGCACCGGCAGCGCGTGCGGGATGTCTTCCCTCGGCGGTGCTTATCAAATGAGTATGGGCGTGAATATGAACGGTGCTAACGTCAACTCCGCCGGGGTCATCCGTGTCCCCGCTCACCGGCCTCTGAGCGCCGGGAACTCTTCCATGCCTGCGATGAGCGGGACCATCAACAACCTGACAGCGCTCACGTTCCCATGGATGGAGAGCAATCGACGCTACACTAAAGACAGATTCACAG GTCACCCTTATCAGAACCGGACACCGCCGAAGAAGAAAAAGCCCCGGACGTCCTTCACCCGCTTGCAGATCTGTGAGCTGGAGAAACGCTTTCACCGGCAGAAGTACCTGGCGTCGGCTGAACGTGCTGCGCTGGCCAAAGCACTGAAGATGACCGACGCACAAGTCAAAACCTGGTTCCAAAACAGACGCACCAAGTGGAG GCGGCAAACGGCGGAAGAGCGGGAGGCTGAGCGGCAGCAGGCCAATCGGATCCTCatgcagctgcagcaggaggCCTTCCAGAAGACGATCAACCAACCCGTGACCCCAGACCCGCTGTGCCTACAGAACAGCTCTCTATTTGCCCTGCAGAGCCTGCAGCCATGGAACGAGAATACCGCAAAGATAAGCAGCGTAACTGCCTGCGAGTAG
- the tlx1 gene encoding T-cell leukemia homeobox protein 1 isoform X1: MDHIGILGAHLQQHAQVESISFGIDQILSNVEQSCMLDTRMHEPDYGHLAYNSGASGGVNGGFTCNSSGYNGTGSACGMSSLGGAYQMSMGVNMNGANVNSAGVIRVPAHRPLSAGNSSMPAMSGTINNLTALTFPWMESNRRYTKDRFTVSLSPLTVTRRVGHPYQNRTPPKKKKPRTSFTRLQICELEKRFHRQKYLASAERAALAKALKMTDAQVKTWFQNRRTKWRRQTAEEREAERQQANRILMQLQQEAFQKTINQPVTPDPLCLQNSSLFALQSLQPWNENTAKISSVTACE; this comes from the exons ATGGATCACATAGGGATACTGGGGGCGCACCTGCAGCAGCACGCGCAAGTGGAGTCCATCAGTTTTGGCATCGATCAGATCCTCAGCAACGTGGAGCAAAGCTGCATGTTGGACACGAGGATGCACGAGCCGGACTACGGACACCTGGCCTACAACAGCGGCGCGAGCGGCGGCGTGAACGGAGGTTTCACGTGCAACAGCAGCGGATATAACGGCACCGGCAGCGCGTGCGGGATGTCTTCCCTCGGCGGTGCTTATCAAATGAGTATGGGCGTGAATATGAACGGTGCTAACGTCAACTCCGCCGGGGTCATCCGTGTCCCCGCTCACCGGCCTCTGAGCGCCGGGAACTCTTCCATGCCTGCGATGAGCGGGACCATCAACAACCTGACAGCGCTCACGTTCCCATGGATGGAGAGCAATCGACGCTACACTAAAGACAGATTCACAG TGTCCCTCTCACCCCTCACTGTAACACGTCGTGTAGGTCACCCTTATCAGAACCGGACACCGCCGAAGAAGAAAAAGCCCCGGACGTCCTTCACCCGCTTGCAGATCTGTGAGCTGGAGAAACGCTTTCACCGGCAGAAGTACCTGGCGTCGGCTGAACGTGCTGCGCTGGCCAAAGCACTGAAGATGACCGACGCACAAGTCAAAACCTGGTTCCAAAACAGACGCACCAAGTGGAG GCGGCAAACGGCGGAAGAGCGGGAGGCTGAGCGGCAGCAGGCCAATCGGATCCTCatgcagctgcagcaggaggCCTTCCAGAAGACGATCAACCAACCCGTGACCCCAGACCCGCTGTGCCTACAGAACAGCTCTCTATTTGCCCTGCAGAGCCTGCAGCCATGGAACGAGAATACCGCAAAGATAAGCAGCGTAACTGCCTGCGAGTAG